Proteins encoded in a region of the Halodesulfovibrio marinisediminis DSM 17456 genome:
- a CDS encoding DUF1641 domain-containing protein codes for MTNEELILARLEAMEEKISMMHSRAETMAELGATVTPIMRDTLHNVMLGEMDALQHRCELDDITALLKRFVMSVRNITWALERLDDLVDIWALTEPMIKPTFLAAIDKFQELDEKGVFKSMNALAESMGKITDKYSPEEIGRMGDGLVVLAGLLEKMGDADLDNAKPVSPLGMVGKLHTKESKQALGLVMELVAALGKEKA; via the coding sequence ATGACCAACGAAGAACTCATCTTAGCTCGCCTTGAAGCTATGGAAGAAAAAATCAGTATGATGCATAGTCGTGCTGAAACCATGGCTGAACTGGGAGCTACAGTTACCCCGATTATGCGGGATACTCTTCACAACGTAATGCTTGGCGAGATGGATGCTCTTCAGCACCGTTGCGAACTGGACGACATCACTGCTCTGTTGAAACGCTTTGTTATGAGCGTGCGCAACATCACATGGGCACTTGAGCGTCTTGATGACCTCGTAGACATTTGGGCTCTTACCGAGCCTATGATCAAGCCTACCTTCCTTGCTGCAATCGACAAGTTCCAGGAACTGGATGAGAAAGGCGTATTCAAGTCCATGAATGCACTTGCTGAATCCATGGGTAAAATCACTGACAAGTACTCTCCTGAAGAAATCGGCCGTATGGGCGATGGCCTCGTAGTACTTGCCGGTCTTCTCGAAAAAATGGGCGATGCAGACCTTGATAATGCAAAACCAGTAAGTCCTCTTGGCATGGTTGGAAAACTCCATACCAAAGAATCCAAGCAGGCACTTGGTCTTGTTATGGAACTCGTTGCTGCACTCGGCAAAGAAAAAGCATAA
- the sqr gene encoding type III sulfide quinone reductase, selenoprotein subtype, giving the protein MKKLLILGSGCGGTMIAAKMRKLLAEKEWDITIIDRDPMHHYQPGWLFVPFGIYTPGDCVKPKAEFIPKGVNFVLDTITNIDPKNKVVTTKEGKYDYDWIVIGTGARVVPEEVEGMMDDWRGDIHDFYTPDGAAALMPKLHDFTKGKLILNIAETPYKCPVAPLEFLYMADDFFKKRGVRDNIELELVTPLTGAFTKSVANRILGGLCKEKGINIVPNFVLDSVDTKNKALVNVMGEEINYDLLVSIPPNFGQQVLEDSGIGDAMCFVPTDNHTLKAEEHENMYVIGDATNVPTSKAGSVAHFECDIICENLFSEINGGEPHHKFDGHSNCFIVTSLEKASLIDFNYETEPLPGKFPLPGVGPFDLLGDTRMNYYGKQMFRWVYYNLMLKGHELPFEPNMYMAGKIDVRKNK; this is encoded by the coding sequence ATGAAGAAACTACTTATTCTCGGTTCAGGTTGTGGCGGCACAATGATTGCCGCAAAAATGCGCAAGCTGCTTGCTGAGAAAGAATGGGATATCACAATTATCGACCGTGATCCGATGCACCACTACCAGCCAGGCTGGTTGTTCGTACCATTCGGCATCTACACTCCGGGTGATTGTGTAAAGCCAAAAGCTGAGTTTATCCCTAAAGGTGTTAACTTCGTACTGGATACCATTACCAATATTGACCCAAAGAACAAAGTTGTAACCACTAAAGAAGGTAAATACGACTACGACTGGATCGTAATCGGTACCGGTGCTCGCGTTGTACCAGAAGAAGTTGAAGGTATGATGGATGACTGGCGTGGTGATATCCACGACTTCTACACCCCTGACGGTGCAGCGGCTCTTATGCCTAAACTGCACGACTTCACCAAGGGTAAGTTGATCCTCAACATCGCAGAAACACCATACAAATGCCCTGTTGCTCCACTTGAATTCCTCTACATGGCTGACGACTTCTTTAAGAAGCGCGGCGTACGTGACAACATTGAGCTTGAGCTTGTTACTCCGCTTACCGGTGCATTCACCAAGTCTGTAGCAAACCGCATCCTTGGTGGTCTCTGTAAAGAAAAAGGCATTAACATTGTGCCTAACTTTGTTCTCGACAGCGTTGACACCAAAAACAAAGCTCTTGTTAACGTAATGGGTGAAGAGATTAACTACGACCTGCTCGTATCTATTCCACCTAACTTTGGTCAGCAGGTTCTCGAAGACTCCGGCATCGGCGATGCTATGTGCTTCGTACCTACCGACAACCACACTCTCAAAGCTGAAGAGCACGAGAACATGTACGTAATCGGTGACGCAACCAACGTTCCAACTTCTAAAGCTGGTTCTGTTGCTCACTTCGAGTGCGACATCATCTGTGAAAACCTCTTCTCTGAAATCAACGGTGGCGAGCCACATCACAAGTTTGATGGTCACTCCAACTGCTTTATCGTAACCAGCCTTGAGAAAGCATCTCTCATCGACTTTAACTACGAGACTGAGCCGCTTCCAGGTAAGTTCCCGCTTCCAGGCGTTGGACCTTTCGATCTTCTCGGCGACACCCGTATGAACTACTACGGCAAACAGATGTTCCGTTGGGTTTACTACAACCTCATGCTGAAAGGTCACGAACTTCCATTTGAGCCAAACATGTACATGGCTGGCAAAATCGACGTTCGTAAAAACAAATAG
- a CDS encoding RrF2 family transcriptional regulator encodes MRISTTAHNASLLLAHLALQDGNKPVPAATLSDKTGISVKFIEKIIRSLKSAGMVRSVRGVAGGHILCRRPEEVTLAQVLRVIEGGVIAPTPQVEDEFVSTPVVGSWDSVAQALEDTLEKITLADLMRSEASTYSQYN; translated from the coding sequence ATGCGTATATCTACAACTGCACACAATGCATCGTTACTGCTAGCTCATCTTGCTCTACAGGATGGCAACAAACCAGTACCAGCTGCAACCCTATCTGATAAAACAGGTATTTCTGTAAAATTTATCGAAAAAATTATCCGCTCTCTTAAATCTGCCGGAATGGTCAGAAGCGTGCGCGGCGTTGCTGGTGGTCATATCCTCTGCAGACGCCCTGAAGAGGTAACTCTTGCGCAGGTATTGCGGGTTATTGAAGGCGGAGTAATTGCCCCTACTCCCCAGGTTGAAGATGAGTTTGTTTCTACTCCTGTTGTTGGTTCTTGGGACAGTGTAGCGCAAGCATTAGAAGACACTCTTGAGAAAATCACTCTTGCCGACCTGATGCGCAGCGAGGCCTCAACCTACAGTCAATATAATTAA
- a CDS encoding RrF2 family transcriptional regulator has product MKLSARTRYAVRILVKLGRHGTDSPLKTTSLSESSGVSVQFIEQILRPLKKAGLIKSMRGAAGGHMLAKSPKDISVGDVIRIMEGHVGLTACCDIKLADECPRKDFCTTRNVWLKASKVLEKELDSISLQDIIDGKVQPLE; this is encoded by the coding sequence ATGAAGCTTTCTGCGCGTACTCGCTATGCTGTCCGAATTCTTGTAAAATTGGGACGACATGGCACGGATTCTCCATTGAAAACCACTTCCTTGTCAGAATCATCAGGAGTTTCCGTACAGTTCATCGAACAAATCCTTCGTCCTCTCAAGAAAGCAGGACTTATTAAAAGCATGCGCGGCGCTGCCGGGGGCCACATGCTTGCAAAATCACCCAAAGATATCTCAGTTGGTGACGTTATACGTATAATGGAAGGACATGTGGGACTTACCGCATGCTGTGACATAAAACTTGCTGACGAATGCCCACGAAAAGACTTTTGCACTACTCGCAACGTCTGGCTTAAGGCATCCAAAGTTTTAGAAAAGGAACTGGACTCAATATCACTGCAAGATATTATTGATGGAAAAGTTCAACCTCTTGAATAA
- a CDS encoding protein phosphatase CheZ — protein MTTNDANVMDEILDRVSSQIANSITQTITTSVENTLSEHLTQALMEGEFYKKLSIEMHEGLQSIYSEITASDTPNLNADEEKQATQLFGEASEQLDAVYKTLENATDNIMTIVEQQIQMRELALAHLQSAQRAQPDNKDLAALASLENKLSQNMNEIMTALSFQDLAGQRILRIISALQKLKTTVFDLYSTSDFIAVKKAERESQAKQADSTKKVDNSELKGPSETASQSDVDNLLASLGL, from the coding sequence ATGACTACTAACGACGCTAATGTAATGGATGAAATTTTAGATCGCGTTTCCAGCCAGATCGCGAACAGCATTACCCAGACCATTACTACCAGTGTAGAAAATACCCTAAGTGAGCATCTGACTCAGGCTTTGATGGAAGGTGAATTTTACAAAAAGCTCAGCATAGAAATGCACGAGGGCCTTCAATCCATCTACTCCGAAATCACCGCTTCAGATACCCCAAATTTAAACGCCGATGAAGAAAAGCAGGCAACTCAACTCTTTGGTGAAGCCTCTGAGCAGCTGGATGCAGTCTATAAGACCCTTGAGAATGCTACAGATAATATTATGACAATCGTCGAGCAGCAGATTCAGATGCGAGAACTGGCTCTAGCTCACCTGCAAAGCGCACAACGCGCACAGCCTGACAATAAGGACTTAGCCGCACTAGCATCCCTAGAAAATAAGTTAAGCCAGAACATGAATGAAATCATGACTGCCCTCAGCTTTCAGGATCTGGCCGGTCAACGTATTCTACGTATCATCAGCGCATTGCAAAAACTTAAGACCACAGTTTTTGACCTCTATTCAACAAGTGACTTTATCGCTGTTAAAAAAGCAGAGCGAGAATCTCAGGCAAAACAAGCCGATTCAACTAAAAAAGTTGATAACTCTGAACTAAAAGGTCCTAGTGAGACAGCCTCACAATCAGACGTTGACAATTTACTCGCATCTCTTGGACTTTAG
- a CDS encoding NIL domain-containing protein, producing MTKEYRKNVHLTFPPTISGSPVICDLTRMFDLSFNILKAQITPRKEGHMTVEIIGSKENYQKGIEYLEKNRIVVTPVTQRISRDEDSCMHCGMCTAICPNGSLFVDREKRTIVFDIDRCTACGMCVRVCPVNAMHVDSENGMI from the coding sequence ATGACAAAAGAGTACCGTAAAAACGTCCATCTGACCTTTCCGCCTACCATTTCCGGCTCACCTGTTATCTGTGACCTTACCCGAATGTTCGATCTTTCTTTCAACATTCTCAAAGCACAGATTACCCCTCGCAAAGAGGGGCACATGACCGTTGAAATCATCGGCTCTAAAGAGAATTATCAGAAGGGTATTGAGTATCTGGAGAAAAACCGTATTGTTGTAACCCCTGTTACTCAGCGAATCTCACGCGATGAAGATTCCTGCATGCACTGTGGTATGTGCACGGCAATCTGTCCTAATGGTTCTCTTTTTGTTGATCGTGAGAAGCGTACTATCGTGTTCGATATTGATCGTTGTACCGCTTGTGGCATGTGCGTACGGGTATGTCCGGTTAACGCAATGCATGTTGATTCAGAAAATGGCATGATCTAA
- the ybgF gene encoding tol-pal system protein YbgF yields the protein MRIAIRVTLLCLSALSLLACVKQEQVNLLERKLSQQEQQILALNNTLGSTSQALDSVRPEQADIWSELKGMKVSLATIEGQIEDVQAESGTVASLEADVANIKQRITQIEGAIRMMSSQLGIENYLPAPAPKTTTSRLPATSVQLPANGEMLPTQNGQVVQGAQPVEPAPVVPATPPQKVAPEDLAEALYKSALQAFNERRYEDAQRMWSEYEKTYPKSKLAANAKFWQGEAYFQMKNYARATLAYEDVIKKYPKSNKFPQALLKQGLSFIKQGKKNAGKFRLNQLIEKFPKSVEAKRAKQELAKL from the coding sequence ATGCGAATTGCTATTCGTGTAACTCTGCTATGTCTCAGTGCTCTATCCCTGCTCGCTTGCGTTAAACAGGAACAGGTAAACCTCTTGGAACGTAAGCTGTCGCAGCAGGAGCAACAAATTCTTGCTCTTAACAACACTCTTGGTTCCACTTCACAAGCTCTTGATTCTGTACGTCCTGAACAGGCCGACATCTGGTCTGAATTAAAGGGGATGAAAGTTTCTCTCGCTACCATTGAAGGTCAAATCGAGGATGTCCAGGCTGAATCAGGTACCGTTGCTTCTCTTGAAGCAGACGTTGCGAACATCAAACAACGTATCACACAGATTGAAGGCGCCATACGCATGATGTCATCACAGTTAGGTATTGAAAACTACCTTCCTGCCCCTGCACCTAAAACAACAACTTCGAGACTGCCTGCAACATCAGTTCAGCTGCCAGCAAACGGAGAAATGCTTCCGACTCAGAATGGACAAGTAGTTCAGGGTGCCCAACCAGTGGAACCTGCACCAGTTGTACCTGCTACTCCTCCCCAGAAAGTAGCTCCTGAAGACCTTGCAGAAGCATTATATAAAAGTGCGTTACAGGCTTTCAATGAACGCCGCTATGAAGATGCACAGCGCATGTGGAGTGAGTATGAAAAGACCTACCCAAAATCCAAACTAGCTGCGAACGCTAAGTTTTGGCAGGGCGAGGCATACTTCCAAATGAAAAACTACGCACGCGCAACCCTTGCTTACGAGGATGTCATTAAAAAATATCCTAAGAGTAATAAATTTCCACAGGCCTTATTAAAACAGGGTCTCAGCTTTATTAAACAAGGCAAAAAAAATGCCGGCAAGTTCCGCCTCAATCAACTTATTGAAAAGTTCCCTAAATCAGTTGAGGCAAAACGCGCTAAGCAAGAGCTTGCTAAACTGTAA
- a CDS encoding PLD nuclease N-terminal domain-containing protein produces MNDLLPILNIFSVSEMNPALMALALALPILPNLWSIWHSYKHEFTSPMEKYGWMLAGVMLPVIGGILYLLFGFRRTTGLAPWAKPPQQRG; encoded by the coding sequence ATGAATGATTTATTGCCAATATTAAACATATTTTCAGTGTCTGAAATGAATCCGGCACTGATGGCTCTGGCTCTCGCTCTTCCCATTTTGCCTAATTTATGGTCTATTTGGCATTCATATAAACATGAATTCACATCACCGATGGAAAAATACGGCTGGATGCTTGCAGGCGTAATGCTACCAGTAATTGGTGGAATTCTGTATCTGCTGTTCGGCTTCCGCCGCACTACCGGACTTGCCCCGTGGGCGAAACCACCTCAACAGAGAGGATAA
- the lspA gene encoding signal peptidase II, protein MRSRYMIVYGIGLLSIIVDQFTKWLTVQNIPLWSGFPVIPDFFNLVHVLNRGAAFGFLSSTESNWQIWLFSGAAVAACIAVHLMTRSAKANKILFIALGLILGGAVGNLIDRIRIGAVIDFLDFYYNNYHWPAFNVADICICIGAGLMLLTIKDIA, encoded by the coding sequence ATGCGCTCTCGATACATGATCGTCTACGGAATTGGTCTTCTTTCCATTATTGTTGACCAATTCACTAAGTGGCTTACCGTTCAAAACATTCCCTTATGGAGTGGTTTTCCCGTAATTCCTGATTTTTTTAATCTGGTGCATGTACTTAACCGTGGTGCGGCATTCGGATTTTTGAGCAGCACAGAATCCAACTGGCAAATTTGGCTATTCAGTGGCGCAGCTGTTGCCGCCTGTATTGCCGTGCACCTTATGACGCGCTCCGCAAAAGCCAACAAAATCCTTTTCATAGCATTAGGACTTATCCTTGGTGGAGCCGTAGGCAACCTCATTGACCGCATTAGAATTGGCGCTGTTATCGATTTTCTCGATTTTTACTATAATAATTACCATTGGCCGGCATTTAACGTCGCAGATATTTGTATCTGCATTGGCGCAGGACTAATGCTGTTGACCATCAAGGACATTGCATAG
- the ileS gene encoding isoleucine--tRNA ligase, which translates to MSDYKKTLHLPKTKFPMKANLSQKEPEMLKEWESKKAYDAMIAASGENGEYVLHDGPPYANGHLHLGHALNKVLKDIIIKSQNMQGKTAQFVPGWDCHGLPIELKVEQQLGEKKKTIPEHVFRKLCREYANKFVGIQRKEFKRLGVLGEWEKPYLTMHPSYEAATARELGHFMEKGSVARSKKPIYWCASCKTALAEAEVEYDDHVSPSIYVRFPMNDARVKEVFPQADPAKTFAIIWTTTPWTIPDNMAIAVHPELEYSLVEVSGDFYLLASALVEENAKTFEWEDYSVVGTTTGDKLEGIVAKHPIYDRESPICLGDHVTTESGTGCVHTAPGHGREDFEVGQKYGLETYSPMDDEARFLDSVEFFAGLTITEANPKVIEKLQEVGNLLGHSKVKHSYPHCWRCKQPVIFRATTQWFITMEANDLRKRSLDAIRNDVKWIPAWGEERIYNMIENRPDWCISRQRMWGVPIIALLCKSCDEAWYDTEWVNGIVEKFAQHETGCDYWFESDIAELVPEGLACPKCGGNHWKRSRDILDVWFDSGTSFAAVVEQRPELSFPADMYLEGSDQHRGWFHSSLLASMGTRGCAPYKEVLTHGYVVDGEGKKMSKSLGNGIEPEEVIKKYGAEILRMWASSVEYREDVRISEEILSRLVDAYRRIRNTSRYLLGNISDLTADALVPFEEMEALDRYALDLVCRAHEKIQTAYKEYEFHKVYHTLHNLCTTDLSSFYLDILKDRLYSSAADSKERRSAQTAMLHIVTLLVRNMAPVLSFTAEEVFKYIPEGLKPEVDTVFALSSKDLQLFSISDEERANWDALLQVRSEMTKAIEPVRKEGIVGHPLDTHITLYMAAPLAEKLEALNTDLRANFIVSQLSTAALEDAPADAFASEVEGLKITVAKAEGEKCERCWIYSNELGTDSEHPTICPRCTGVLKAAE; encoded by the coding sequence ATGAGCGACTACAAAAAGACGCTGCATCTCCCAAAAACCAAATTTCCAATGAAGGCAAACCTCTCCCAGAAAGAGCCTGAAATGCTCAAAGAATGGGAAAGCAAAAAAGCCTATGATGCAATGATCGCCGCAAGCGGCGAGAATGGCGAGTACGTCCTGCACGACGGCCCTCCATATGCTAACGGTCACCTCCACCTTGGTCACGCACTGAACAAGGTTCTTAAAGATATTATTATTAAGTCCCAGAACATGCAGGGCAAAACAGCCCAGTTCGTTCCGGGCTGGGACTGTCACGGTCTTCCGATTGAGCTTAAAGTAGAACAGCAGCTCGGCGAAAAGAAAAAAACCATTCCTGAACACGTATTCCGTAAACTCTGCCGCGAATACGCTAATAAATTCGTTGGCATCCAGCGAAAAGAGTTCAAACGTCTCGGTGTGCTTGGCGAATGGGAAAAGCCGTACCTTACCATGCATCCATCTTACGAAGCTGCTACAGCTCGTGAGCTTGGTCATTTCATGGAAAAAGGCTCTGTTGCTCGTAGTAAAAAGCCTATCTACTGGTGTGCTTCCTGTAAAACTGCTCTTGCAGAAGCAGAAGTTGAATACGATGATCACGTATCTCCTTCCATCTACGTTCGTTTCCCTATGAACGACGCACGAGTGAAGGAAGTATTCCCACAGGCAGACCCAGCAAAAACATTCGCAATCATCTGGACAACCACTCCATGGACAATTCCAGACAACATGGCGATTGCCGTACACCCAGAGCTTGAATACAGCCTCGTTGAGGTAAGCGGCGACTTCTACCTGCTTGCTTCTGCATTGGTTGAAGAAAACGCTAAAACCTTTGAATGGGAAGACTACTCTGTAGTTGGCACCACCACTGGTGACAAGCTTGAAGGTATCGTTGCCAAACACCCTATTTACGACCGCGAATCTCCGATCTGCCTCGGTGATCACGTTACTACCGAATCCGGTACCGGCTGTGTTCACACTGCTCCAGGTCATGGTCGCGAAGACTTTGAAGTTGGTCAGAAATACGGACTTGAAACTTACTCCCCAATGGACGACGAAGCTCGCTTCCTCGATTCCGTTGAATTCTTTGCAGGCCTCACCATTACCGAAGCTAACCCTAAGGTAATCGAAAAGCTTCAAGAAGTGGGTAACCTTCTTGGTCACTCCAAAGTTAAGCACTCCTACCCACACTGTTGGAGGTGTAAGCAGCCTGTTATCTTCCGTGCTACTACTCAGTGGTTCATTACCATGGAAGCTAACGATCTTCGCAAACGCTCCCTTGATGCAATCCGTAATGATGTAAAATGGATTCCAGCATGGGGTGAAGAGCGCATCTACAACATGATCGAAAACCGTCCTGACTGGTGTATCTCCCGTCAGCGCATGTGGGGCGTACCTATCATCGCACTGCTTTGTAAGAGCTGTGATGAAGCTTGGTACGACACCGAGTGGGTAAACGGTATTGTAGAGAAGTTTGCACAGCACGAAACAGGTTGTGACTACTGGTTTGAGTCAGACATTGCTGAACTCGTACCGGAAGGACTTGCCTGTCCTAAGTGTGGCGGCAACCACTGGAAACGCAGCAGAGACATTCTCGACGTATGGTTCGACTCCGGTACAAGCTTTGCCGCAGTTGTAGAACAACGTCCGGAACTCAGCTTCCCTGCTGACATGTACCTCGAAGGTTCTGACCAGCACCGCGGTTGGTTCCATAGCTCCTTGCTTGCTTCTATGGGTACCCGTGGATGTGCTCCATACAAAGAAGTTCTTACTCACGGCTACGTAGTAGACGGCGAAGGTAAGAAGATGTCTAAATCTTTGGGCAACGGCATTGAGCCGGAAGAAGTAATCAAAAAATACGGCGCAGAAATTCTCCGTATGTGGGCTTCTTCTGTTGAATACCGCGAAGACGTACGTATCTCTGAAGAAATTCTGAGCCGCCTCGTTGACGCATACCGTCGAATTCGTAACACTAGCCGCTACCTGCTTGGTAACATCAGCGACCTTACTGCAGACGCTCTTGTTCCGTTTGAAGAAATGGAAGCACTTGATCGCTACGCACTCGACCTCGTATGCCGTGCGCACGAAAAAATTCAGACTGCTTACAAAGAATACGAATTCCACAAGGTGTACCACACCCTGCATAACCTGTGCACAACCGATCTTTCTTCCTTCTACTTAGATATCCTGAAAGATCGCCTCTACTCTTCTGCTGCTGACAGCAAAGAACGTCGTTCTGCACAGACTGCAATGCTGCACATTGTGACCTTACTCGTTCGTAACATGGCTCCAGTACTCAGTTTCACTGCTGAAGAAGTATTCAAATACATTCCTGAAGGTCTCAAGCCAGAAGTGGATACCGTATTTGCACTTTCTTCCAAAGATCTGCAGCTCTTCTCCATCTCTGATGAAGAACGTGCTAACTGGGACGCCCTGCTTCAGGTTCGCTCTGAAATGACCAAAGCAATTGAGCCTGTACGTAAAGAAGGTATTGTTGGTCATCCGCTGGATACCCACATCACCCTGTACATGGCAGCTCCTCTTGCTGAAAAGCTTGAAGCGCTGAACACTGACCTGCGTGCTAACTTTATCGTTTCACAGCTTTCAACAGCCGCTCTTGAAGATGCTCCTGCAGATGCCTTCGCATCTGAAGTTGAAGGTCTTAAGATCACTGTCGCTAAAGCTGAAGGCGAAAAATGTGAACGTTGCTGGATTTACAGCAACGAGCTTGGCACTGACAGCGAACACCCAACTATCTGCCCACGTTGTACTGGCGTTCTCAAGGCAGCTGAGTAA
- a CDS encoding HypC/HybG/HupF family hydrogenase formation chaperone: protein MCLAIPAEVVEIQSDTMAKCRVGQSETYIDASTMLLESPAEIGDYVIVHAGFALRKLDFDEAQETLRLLRQMAGINENTPGAF from the coding sequence ATGTGTCTTGCAATTCCTGCTGAAGTTGTAGAAATTCAGTCTGATACGATGGCAAAATGTCGAGTGGGACAAAGTGAAACCTACATTGATGCCTCTACCATGCTTTTGGAAAGTCCTGCCGAAATAGGTGACTACGTGATTGTTCACGCAGGATTTGCCCTTCGCAAGCTGGACTTTGATGAAGCACAGGAGACATTACGGCTACTCAGACAAATGGCAGGAATTAACGAAAACACACCGGGCGCTTTTTAG
- a CDS encoding HyaD/HybD family hydrogenase maturation endopeptidase, with product MANSPEILVLGVGNTLYTDEGLGVRAVDQLSSSYNFSDNVALFDGGTLGMKLMDHIVKYDKLIVVDAVLCGDKAGSIYRLVGEDLRKSLGFNNSMHQTDLVDTLIFCELIGNRPDTVVIGMEPNDYETMNINLSPEVACKLDSMCDIVLQEITESGGKFFAK from the coding sequence ATGGCTAATTCTCCCGAAATTCTCGTTCTGGGCGTGGGAAACACGCTGTACACTGATGAAGGGCTTGGAGTTCGTGCTGTTGACCAATTGTCCTCTTCGTATAATTTTTCAGATAATGTAGCGCTTTTTGACGGTGGCACTCTTGGCATGAAGCTGATGGATCACATCGTTAAGTACGACAAGCTGATTGTTGTCGATGCAGTACTATGCGGAGATAAGGCAGGCTCCATCTATCGCCTAGTTGGTGAAGATTTACGCAAGAGCCTTGGTTTCAATAATTCAATGCACCAAACAGATTTAGTAGACACACTCATCTTCTGCGAACTCATTGGAAATCGTCCCGACACCGTCGTCATCGGGATGGAACCTAATGACTACGAAACAATGAATATTAATCTCTCACCAGAAGTAGCTTGCAAACTTGATTCAATGTGTGACATTGTACTCCAGGAAATTACTGAGTCCGGCGGCAAATTTTTCGCAAAATAG